One genomic window of Polyangium aurulentum includes the following:
- a CDS encoding lipase family protein has protein sequence MRFPAIRRIPFGFPLLTALAVLAGCGDGGNPPQGGAGGAGGAGGAGGAGAGFPAPEVAGTPETDALADAPARCGQPAHAWRRDADLGQVTAHVAKGTYTKALLQTLAAEALGSLPVTLQYDVVTYLVTYTTQDRGEPVEATALLAWPTTVPDDAEALPTLVVLHGTSGFTDGCGPSVESDQSALAAALASAGYVVVLPDYIGLKNAPPATGFLHPYLVGQATAIASLDAVRAVGHLPEDIREGGAKVSPRVVVVGGSQGGHAALWVDRLAPYYARELEIAGIAATVPPADMLGEARLALTEPRESTANIVAFYGASAGWYGAEDKLGEVLVAPLDKDVPTALGSSCDPGDLLAGKGTLDAIFQKPLLDAAASGALADFAPWGCMAGENGLDTTSVARIQKDPSSYGILFITGEKDTLVDTATERAAFAKLCEGGMPMQYLECAGASHTKATTWALPEILGFLNARLAGEPFQKQCAAGAPVVCSATPTP, from the coding sequence ATGCGCTTCCCCGCCATTCGCCGCATTCCTTTCGGTTTCCCTCTGCTCACCGCCCTCGCCGTGCTCGCCGGTTGCGGCGACGGCGGCAACCCGCCCCAGGGCGGCGCGGGCGGCGCGGGCGGCGCGGGCGGCGCGGGCGGCGCGGGCGCGGGCTTTCCCGCCCCCGAGGTCGCAGGCACCCCCGAGACTGACGCGCTCGCCGACGCCCCCGCGCGCTGCGGCCAGCCCGCGCACGCCTGGCGAAGGGACGCAGACCTCGGCCAGGTCACGGCCCACGTCGCGAAAGGCACGTACACGAAGGCCCTCCTGCAGACCCTCGCGGCCGAGGCGCTCGGCAGCCTGCCGGTCACGCTCCAATACGACGTCGTGACGTACCTCGTCACCTACACGACGCAGGACCGCGGAGAGCCCGTCGAGGCGACCGCGCTGCTCGCCTGGCCCACGACCGTGCCCGACGACGCCGAGGCGCTGCCCACGCTGGTGGTCCTGCACGGCACGAGCGGGTTCACCGACGGCTGCGGGCCGAGCGTCGAATCCGATCAGTCCGCGCTCGCCGCCGCGCTCGCCTCGGCGGGCTACGTGGTCGTCCTGCCCGATTACATCGGCCTCAAGAACGCGCCGCCCGCGACGGGCTTCTTGCATCCGTACCTCGTTGGACAGGCGACGGCCATTGCCTCGCTCGACGCCGTGCGCGCGGTCGGGCATCTGCCCGAGGACATCCGCGAGGGCGGCGCGAAGGTCTCGCCCCGGGTCGTCGTGGTCGGCGGCTCGCAGGGCGGGCACGCGGCGCTCTGGGTCGACAGGCTCGCACCCTACTACGCGCGCGAGCTCGAGATCGCCGGGATCGCGGCCACCGTGCCGCCCGCGGACATGCTCGGCGAGGCCAGGCTCGCGCTCACCGAGCCGCGCGAGTCGACCGCCAACATCGTGGCCTTCTACGGCGCGAGCGCGGGCTGGTACGGCGCAGAGGACAAGCTCGGCGAGGTGCTCGTCGCGCCCCTCGACAAGGACGTGCCCACGGCCCTGGGCAGCAGCTGCGATCCGGGGGATCTGCTCGCGGGCAAGGGGACCCTCGACGCGATCTTCCAGAAGCCTCTGCTCGACGCCGCCGCCTCGGGCGCGCTCGCGGACTTCGCGCCGTGGGGCTGCATGGCCGGCGAGAATGGGCTCGATACGACCTCGGTCGCGCGCATCCAGAAGGATCCGTCGAGCTACGGCATTCTCTTCATCACGGGCGAGAAGGACACCCTCGTCGATACGGCGACCGAGCGCGCCGCATTCGCGAAGCTGTGCGAGGGGGGCATGCCGATGCAATACCTCGAGTGCGCCGGCGCCTCGCACACGAAGGCCACCACCTGGGCGCTCCCCGAGATCCTCGGGTTCCTGAACGCGCGCCTCGCGGGGGAGCCCTTCCAGAAGCAATGCGCGGCGGGCGCCCCCGTCGTCTGCTCGGCGACGCCCACGCCCTGA